One Solea senegalensis isolate Sse05_10M linkage group LG21, IFAPA_SoseM_1, whole genome shotgun sequence DNA segment encodes these proteins:
- the mfhas1 gene encoding malignant fibrous histiocytoma-amplified sequence 1 homolog — MKTLHENKEDEEEEAEGGSGCCAMEDNKLRTARMWRDAALRSRKLRSNLRQLTLCSKNNQITLPEDIAEVEALNLGNNSLQELPAGLGSTLNNLRILVLRRNKFTAVPWVVFELGQLVELDMSHNCLRTLPDSVGQLKGLKKLCVSHNKIQSLPAQIGALQSLEELDISFNDLHNLPSSFSGLTRLRTLDADHNKLNQFPVEILALCELEELDCSGNKFEVLPADIMKLRSIKILWLSSLHISTLPDSFCHLNNLESLMLDGNNLTVLPPSFGNLQRLKMLNLSSNEFEDFPQVILSITCLEELYLSRNKLTCVPEEIGHLVTLVNLWLDNNNITYLPDLVVQLENLEELVLQGNQIAILPDDFGKLSKVNIWKVKDNPLIQPPYEVCMKGIPYIAAYQKELAHSQLAMKPRLKLVLIGMKNAGKSWLRQSVVGRQHEVKGIQGNKGIEVTHWVADADRCLTFLVYDLSGKSNYDLVKPFFLSPGALYILVVNLKTYLPKNFYTHVGYFLHLLGAKVPHAVVCLVGTHADQCGAAELELKGLDIHRQIGLQEKSDIQSLRNLSLEVDQALEQGYGVRTSSPHVLFYGVLDRNLRRRKAQLQFMLNHRLQILSPILKVSCTEMQTNIQRLREKLMSVADQREIFPNLHRVLPKSWQMLEELHFKPKDLWLSWWDSARLGLQAGLTEDRLQSALSYLHESGKLLYFEDSVTLKEYVFHNLPQFIAILNVFFHRDESTLLDRLLSEGERGDKGRVSLVIENEKGEDLRVTHLQHHVEGFLQHGLLPSNVIRLLLRPLIQTQQDLHLIMELLEKMGICYCVNKPRSKPLNGATAWYKFPSYVSREEPEMESEAGGGSQPQCHFFSVEQLHIQYSFPFLFPPGLFTRFSVQINSHVVQRSDGRNQILAYRGKVPVVISHHSAKGQQQVETLSITSHASLPNIWTAWQAVTPLVEELNLLLQEWPGLLYSVHILCSKCLKRGSPNPHAFPGELLTQPRPEGLTEIVCPKNGSERVHVALVYPPTPTVVSPCLK, encoded by the exons ATGAAAACTCTccatgaaaacaaagaggacgaggaggaggaggcggagggggGGTCCGGCTGCTGCGCCATGGAGGACAACAAGCTGAGAACGGCCAGGATGTGGAGGGATGCCGCCCTCCGCTCCAGGAAGCTGCGGAGCAACCTGCGCCAGCTCACCCTCTGCTCCAAAAACAATCAGATCACTCTACCAGAGGACATTGCTGAGGTAGAGGCGCTCAATCTGGGCAACAACTCCCTGCAGGAGCTGCCCGCCGGACTGGGATCCACCCTCAACAACCTGCGCATCCTCGTCCTCCGCAGGAACAAGTTCACCGCTGTGCCCTGGGTGGTGTTTGAGCTGGGTCAGCTGGTGGAGCTTGACATGAGCCACAACTGCTTAAGGACCCTGCCTGACAGTGTCGGGCAGCTGAAGGGGCTGAAGAAGCTCTGCGTCAGTCACAACAAAATCCAGAGTCTTCCAGCTCAGATTGGAGCACTGCAGAGTCTGGAAGAACTTGACATCAGCTTCAATGACCTGCACAACCTCCCCAGCTCCTTCTCTGGTCTCACCAGGTTGCGCACTTTGGATGCAGATCACAACAAGCTCAACCAGTTCCCTGTTGAGATCCTGGCCCTCTGTGAGCTGGAGGAGCTCGACTGCTCCGGAAACAAGTTTGAGGTGTTGCCAGCAGACATCATGAAGCTGCGGTCTATAAAAATCCTGTGGCTCAGTAGCCTCCATATATCTACCTTACCTGACTCCTTCTGCCACTTGAACAACCTGGAGAGTCTTATGCTGGATGGGAACAACCTCACAGTACTGCCACCATCTTTTGGAAATCTGCAGAGACTCAAGATGCTCAATCTGTCCTCAAATGAGTTTGAGGACTTCCCACAAGTTATTTTAAGCATCACATGCTTAGAGGAACTCTATCTGAGCAGAAACAAACTGACTTGTGTACCTGAGGAGATTGGTCATTTGGTGACACTGGTGAACCTGTGGCTGGACAATAACAACATCACATACCTGCCGGACTTGGTTGTGCAGCTAGAGAACCTAGAGGAGCTGGTGTTACAGGGTAACCAAATAGCCATACTCCCAGACGACTTTGGAAAGTTGTCTAAAGTGAACATATGGAAGGTGAAAGACAACCCTCTCATCCAACCTCCGTATGAAGTCTGCATGAAAGGGATCCCATACATCGCTGCCTATCAAAAGGAGCTCGCTCATTCCCAGCTTGCCATGAAGCCACGACTGAAACTGGTGCTGATTGGAATGAAAAACGCTGGGAAGTCCTGGCTGAGGCAGAGCGTGGTGGGCAGACAACATGAGGTTAAAGGAATCCAGGGAAACAAGGGGATTGAGGTCACACACTGGGTGGCAGATGCTGACCGCTGCCTCACATTTCTGGTGTATGATCTGTCAGGGAAGTCGAACTATGACCTTGTCAAACcattttttctctcccctgGCGCACTCTACATTCTAGTAGTCAATTTGAAAACATATTTGCCCAAGAACTTTTACACCCACGTTGGAtatttcctccacctcctcggtGCCAAAGTCCCCCACGCTGTTGTGTGCTTGGTGGGCACTCACGCAGACCAGTGTGGGGCGGCGGAGCTGGAGCTGAAAGGTCTAGACATCCACAGACAGATTGGCCTGCAGGAGAAGAGTGATATCCAGAGCCTGAGGAACCTGTCTCTGGAGGTGGACCAGGCACTGGAGCAGGGCTATGGCGTCCGCACTTCTAGTCCACACGTGCTCTTCTATGGTGTCTTGGACAGGAACTTGAGGCGAAGGAAAGCACAGCTGCAATTCATGCTGAACCACCGACTGCAGATACTGTCTCCCATTCTGAAGGTGAGCTGCACAGAGATGCAGACAAATATTCAGAGACTGCGGGAGAAGCTTATGTCTGTAGCAGACCAAAGGGAGATCTTTCCTAACCTCCACCGCGTGCTGCCAAAGTCCTGGCAGATGCTGGAGGAGCTGCACTTTAAACCCAAAGACTTATGGCTGTCGTGGTGGGACTCTGCCCGTCTGGGTCTACAGGCTGGGCTCACAGAGGACCGGCTGCAGAGCGCTTTGTCTTACCTGCACGAGAGCGGGAAGCTGCTGTACTTTGAGGACAGTGTCACTCTGAAGGAGTATGTGTTTCACAACCTCCCACAGTTTATTGCAATTCTAAATGTGTTCTTCCACAGGGACGAGTCCACACTGTTGGACCGGCTCTTATCTGAGGGGGAAAGGGGGGATAAGGGAAGGGTGAGTCTGGTTATTGAGAACGAGAAAGGAGAGGACCTCAGGGTGACGCACCTTCAGCACCATGTGGAGGGCTTCCTCCAACACGGCCTCCTCCCCTCAAATGTCATCCGCCTGCTGCTAAGACCACTCATCCAGACCCAGCAGGACCTCCACCTCATCATGGAGCTGCTGGAGAAAATGGGGATCTGCTACTGTGTCAACAAACCCCGCAGCAAACCTCTGAATGGTGCTACGGCGTGGTACAAGTTCCCCAGTTATGTCAGCAGAGAGGAGCCGGAGATGGAGAGTGAAGCAGGTGGTGGATCTCAGCCTCAGTGTCACTTCTTCTCTGTGGAGCAGTTGCACATCCAGTACAGTTTCCccttcctgtttcctcctgGACTGTTCACTCGCTTCAGTGTGCAGATCAACAGCCATGTGGTCCAGAGGTCGGACGGCAGGAACCAGATCCTCGCCTATCGAGGCAAAGTTCCCGTGGTGATCAGTCACCACTCTGCCAAAGGACAGCAGCAGGTGGAGACTCTGTCCATCACCAGCCACGCCTCGCTGCCCAACATCTGGACAGCATGGCAGGCCGTCACCCCGCTGGTGGAGGAGCTGAACTTACTGCTGCAGGAGTGGCCCGGCCTGCTGTACTCTGTACACATCCTCTGCTCCAAGTGCCTGAAAAGGGGGTCTCCTAATCCACATGCTTTTCCAG GAGAGCTGCTGACTCAGCCGCGTCCTGAGGGCCTGACTGAGATCGTCTGTCCTAAGAACGGCTCGGAGCGCGTCCACGTGGCTCTGGTCTACCCGCCGACGCCCACCGTGGTCAGCCCCTGTCTTAAATGA